A genomic window from Algoriphagus sp. Y33 includes:
- a CDS encoding GH3 auxin-responsive promoter family protein, with the protein MAIIGKLVKAGIDLTSKFQTEDESPQNAQENQLRELLTQAKNTAFGKYYGFGEILKAEDLISAYRQEVPIFNYDNMHEQWWCRQERLEDITWPGKPDFFARSSGTTGKSSKRIPITKEFLASMRSVGSSMINSLHEFDFPETLFESEVLMLSSSASLEDNEQGFKEGEISGINVSNFPGWFDIFYRPGKEIASISDWDERVEAIAAQAPNWNIGAIAGIPSWVLLMLQRIIARHELTTIHEIWPNFQVYASGGVAFETYREDFEAICKTPVTILDTYLASEGFIAYTGTPDTMAMKLALSHGYFFEFIPFDKRGITDSGELLSDPLVLGIDEVEVGEEYVLLLSSCAGAWRYTIGDVVRFESMEPPQIKITGRTKFFLNVVGSQLSEEKMDKAILELAELYGTTINEYMVGAIKNEHGDYIHQWVLVSDIKSEGLADKLDELLKSANKNYAVARSKALKGISVKVISKDQYTNYLSQTNKKGGQTKTPKVMVAEKMEKLLKIINQP; encoded by the coding sequence ATGGCCATCATTGGAAAGCTTGTAAAAGCCGGTATAGACCTAACTTCAAAATTTCAAACGGAGGACGAAAGCCCTCAAAACGCTCAAGAAAATCAGCTTAGAGAACTTTTAACCCAAGCCAAGAACACCGCTTTCGGGAAATATTATGGTTTCGGAGAAATTTTGAAAGCTGAAGACCTTATTTCAGCTTACAGACAAGAGGTTCCCATTTTCAATTACGACAACATGCACGAACAGTGGTGGTGCAGACAGGAGCGTTTGGAAGATATTACCTGGCCGGGCAAACCTGATTTTTTCGCTAGAAGCAGTGGTACCACCGGTAAAAGCAGTAAGCGAATTCCCATTACCAAAGAGTTTTTGGCTTCCATGAGATCGGTCGGATCGTCTATGATCAACTCTCTTCACGAGTTTGACTTTCCCGAAACTCTATTTGAATCGGAGGTTTTAATGCTGAGCAGTTCTGCCAGTTTGGAAGACAACGAACAAGGCTTTAAAGAGGGGGAAATCTCAGGAATCAATGTGAGTAATTTCCCCGGTTGGTTTGATATTTTCTACAGACCGGGGAAAGAAATAGCATCGATCAGTGACTGGGACGAGCGAGTTGAAGCCATTGCAGCGCAAGCTCCAAACTGGAATATTGGTGCCATTGCCGGGATCCCTTCTTGGGTGCTTTTGATGCTTCAACGGATTATAGCACGCCATGAATTGACTACTATTCATGAGATCTGGCCAAACTTTCAGGTATATGCCTCAGGAGGGGTTGCCTTCGAAACTTACCGGGAAGATTTTGAAGCGATTTGTAAAACTCCCGTTACCATTTTAGACACTTACTTGGCCTCAGAAGGTTTTATTGCCTATACGGGCACACCGGACACGATGGCGATGAAACTGGCGTTAAGCCATGGCTATTTTTTCGAGTTTATTCCTTTCGATAAGCGCGGAATCACTGATTCGGGAGAGTTGCTAAGTGATCCGCTAGTATTGGGAATAGATGAAGTGGAAGTAGGGGAGGAATATGTTCTATTGCTCAGCTCCTGTGCAGGTGCCTGGCGCTATACGATCGGAGATGTGGTTCGGTTTGAAAGTATGGAACCACCCCAAATTAAGATTACGGGCCGTACCAAATTCTTCCTCAATGTAGTAGGCTCTCAGCTTTCTGAGGAAAAGATGGATAAAGCTATTTTGGAATTGGCAGAATTATATGGCACCACCATTAACGAATATATGGTGGGGGCAATTAAAAATGAGCATGGTGACTATATCCATCAGTGGGTGCTTGTCTCCGATATAAAGTCCGAAGGATTAGCGGACAAACTCGACGAATTGCTCAAATCAGCCAACAAAAATTACGCGGTAGCCCGGTCCAAAGCACTTAAAGGTATTTCCGTTAAAGTTATTTCCAAGGATCAGTATACCAACTATTTATCCCAAACCAATAAAAAGGGAGGGCAGACTAAAACGCCTAAAGTCATGGTGGCTGAGAAAATGGAAAAGTTATTGAAAATTATAAATCAACCTTAG
- a CDS encoding serine hydrolase: MKILAFSFFLLTSVMQLGFAQRELIHAKPATLGFDEDFISQKVDSIMEMGIDSLAFPGAQLLVAKNDTVIFHKAYGYHTYGNTQPVALNDLYDLASVTKIAGPLPALMKLVDEGKLDLDKPFSTYWEPWRNRKDKKELTLREILAHQAGLVPYIVFLEKVVRKNGKIKPRFVHNTSNKRFQGQVYDGLYINNRFERKMNRIINRSEVSDEKKYLYSGLTFLIFPSLIEQLTGTDYQSYLEENFYQRLGANTLGYLPEGKNYVNAIVPTEVDSLLRKTLVKGWVHDENAALKGGVSGNAGLFGTADDLAKLMLFYQNYGSVDGQQLISAETVKAFTEVQFRENENRRGLGFDKPLLNNAELPLAEAYPSPLASPESFGHSGFTGTFVWADPEKKLTFIFLSNRVYPSRNHQNLYNLNIRTALQDVFYRAEQN, translated from the coding sequence ATGAAAATATTAGCGTTTTCGTTTTTCTTACTTACTTCTGTGATGCAACTTGGATTTGCCCAACGGGAACTGATCCATGCCAAGCCGGCTACATTAGGATTTGATGAAGATTTCATCAGCCAAAAAGTGGATTCAATTATGGAAATGGGCATCGACAGTTTGGCTTTTCCGGGAGCACAACTTTTGGTAGCGAAGAACGATACGGTTATTTTTCACAAAGCCTACGGTTATCATACCTACGGCAACACTCAACCCGTCGCATTGAACGACTTATACGATTTAGCTTCGGTGACCAAAATTGCCGGGCCTTTGCCCGCCTTAATGAAGTTGGTGGACGAGGGGAAACTTGATCTGGACAAGCCTTTCAGTACCTATTGGGAACCTTGGAGAAACCGAAAAGACAAAAAAGAGCTTACACTCCGGGAGATTTTGGCACATCAGGCTGGTTTAGTCCCCTACATTGTGTTTTTGGAAAAGGTGGTTCGGAAAAATGGCAAGATCAAACCAAGATTTGTGCATAATACCTCCAATAAACGATTTCAAGGGCAAGTATACGATGGGCTTTATATCAACAATCGGTTTGAACGGAAAATGAACCGAATCATTAACCGGTCCGAAGTCTCGGACGAAAAGAAATACCTGTATTCGGGACTCACTTTTTTGATTTTTCCCAGTTTGATCGAGCAACTCACGGGAACCGACTATCAAAGCTATTTGGAAGAGAATTTCTATCAACGGTTAGGGGCTAATACCTTGGGATATCTACCCGAGGGAAAAAATTATGTAAATGCCATCGTCCCCACCGAAGTGGATTCCCTCTTAAGAAAAACCTTGGTAAAAGGATGGGTACACGACGAAAACGCAGCGCTTAAAGGAGGGGTTTCGGGGAATGCCGGGTTGTTCGGTACAGCCGATGATTTGGCCAAATTGATGCTCTTTTATCAGAATTATGGCAGTGTGGATGGTCAGCAGCTTATTTCTGCCGAAACCGTGAAAGCGTTTACCGAGGTGCAGTTTCGCGAAAATGAAAACCGCCGCGGTCTGGGTTTTGACAAACCTCTTTTGAATAATGCCGAGCTTCCCTTGGCAGAAGCTTATCCTTCGCCTTTGGCAAGTCCCGAAAGTTTTGGTCACTCCGGTTTTACGGGAACTTTTGTGTGGGCCGATCCCGAAAAAAAGCTCACGTTTATATTTCTATCCAACCGGGTGTATCCGTCCAGAAACCACCAGAACTTGTATAATTTGAATATTCGAACAGCTTTGCAAGATGTTTTTTATCGGGCAGAACAGAACTAG
- a CDS encoding helix-turn-helix transcriptional regulator, translating into MSTEEKLIDLAAKNPPSNWKEKVVFRKENKEWLKSSRKIALCILDALDDKGWNQNDLANTLSLTPQQVGQMVKGEFDFNLSTISQLERALDIDLHAVRDL; encoded by the coding sequence ATGTCGACAGAAGAAAAATTGATAGATTTAGCGGCAAAGAATCCCCCTTCCAACTGGAAGGAGAAAGTTGTTTTTAGAAAAGAAAACAAGGAATGGCTCAAGAGTTCTAGAAAGATAGCTTTATGCATTCTGGATGCATTGGATGATAAAGGCTGGAATCAAAACGATCTGGCCAATACACTGAGTTTAACTCCTCAGCAAGTAGGCCAAATGGTAAAAGGTGAATTTGATTTTAATTTATCAACCATATCCCAATTGGAAAGAGCCTTAGATATTGATTTACATGCTGTTCGGGATTTGTAA
- a CDS encoding helix-turn-helix transcriptional regulator produces the protein MEAKIHEGRNVKRFREMLGIKQEALAYELGDDWNQKKISLLEQKESIETALLQEIADALKIPVEAIRNFDEEQAITFISNTFNDQSNGYNFHPTFHFNPIEKWLEAMDENKKLYERMLKEKDDMILTLQAMLENMKK, from the coding sequence ATGGAAGCAAAGATACACGAAGGACGAAATGTGAAACGTTTTAGGGAAATGCTGGGCATCAAACAGGAAGCGCTGGCCTATGAATTGGGCGATGACTGGAACCAGAAGAAAATCTCCCTACTCGAGCAAAAGGAAAGCATCGAGACAGCACTGCTCCAAGAAATAGCTGATGCATTGAAGATTCCTGTGGAAGCCATCAGGAACTTTGATGAGGAACAGGCGATTACTTTTATCTCAAATACTTTTAATGATCAATCCAACGGATACAATTTTCATCCAACCTTCCATTTTAACCCAATTGAAAAATGGCTTGAAGCCATGGATGAGAACAAAAAGCTGTACGAGCGTATGCTGAAGGAAAAGGATGATATGATCCTGACCTTGCAGGCGATGCTGGAGAATATGAAGAAATAA
- a CDS encoding RNA-binding domain-containing protein, whose protein sequence is MSLLITIEDLLSGKIVEGERLELKKGWNPKAIMRTVCAFANDFENTGSGYIILGVEEVDGRPVRPVFGFNPNDLEKIQKQMVIYANLVQPPYFPRLSLEEVDEKLVLVIWVPSGSNRPYKVPDDVLAKQKTYNYRIRQYSSSIIPSIEQEAELVQLTAKIPFDDRVNTQAKVADLNFGLMREHLAQTGSKLYSKSAKMSVEQLAEQMNLCQGSKEYRFPKNVGLLMFSEDTEKYFPYAKIDVVEFPDGLGAKRFNEKTFDGPIQHQLVDVLSFLKTNIIKGKVVKHANREESDKIYNYPYQAIEEALSNAVYHRNYELQEPIEVRILPDSIGIISYNGVDPSIKQKDFDKGVIRARRYRNRRVGEFLKELRLTEGRGTGIPTIIKSLHDNGSNKPSFDTDDPDRRHFIIEFPIHGEFKKTIKKAGGAIGGAIGGAIGGAIELTDRQIEVLELIRENDKIGYREVAERLGINNSAAQGHFDALKEKKAIERVGGTRGFWRIKNR, encoded by the coding sequence ATGAGTTTACTGATCACCATAGAAGACTTATTATCTGGCAAAATCGTGGAAGGAGAAAGGCTGGAACTTAAAAAAGGCTGGAACCCGAAGGCCATTATGCGTACTGTTTGCGCTTTTGCCAATGATTTTGAGAATACCGGAAGTGGTTACATTATACTAGGAGTAGAAGAGGTAGATGGCAGGCCGGTTCGTCCCGTTTTTGGATTTAATCCGAATGATTTGGAAAAGATACAAAAGCAAATGGTGATCTATGCTAATTTGGTGCAGCCTCCATATTTCCCTCGATTGTCGTTAGAAGAAGTTGATGAAAAGCTTGTGCTTGTGATCTGGGTACCTTCAGGTAGCAATCGACCTTACAAAGTTCCCGATGATGTCTTGGCAAAACAAAAAACATATAATTATAGAATCAGACAGTATTCCAGTAGCATAATACCCAGTATTGAACAAGAAGCAGAATTAGTTCAGCTTACAGCCAAGATTCCTTTTGATGATCGGGTGAATACCCAAGCGAAAGTAGCCGACCTGAATTTTGGCCTGATGCGAGAGCATTTGGCTCAGACGGGAAGTAAGCTTTACAGCAAAAGTGCAAAAATGAGCGTGGAGCAGTTGGCAGAGCAAATGAATCTTTGTCAGGGATCTAAGGAGTACCGCTTTCCAAAAAATGTGGGCTTGCTGATGTTTTCTGAGGATACTGAGAAGTATTTTCCCTACGCCAAAATAGATGTAGTAGAATTCCCGGATGGGCTAGGGGCCAAGCGTTTCAATGAAAAGACTTTTGATGGCCCCATTCAGCATCAGTTAGTGGACGTGCTGTCCTTCCTGAAAACAAATATCATCAAGGGTAAAGTAGTCAAGCATGCTAATCGGGAGGAATCAGATAAGATCTATAATTATCCGTATCAAGCTATTGAAGAAGCGCTCTCCAATGCGGTGTATCATCGCAATTATGAATTACAGGAACCTATTGAAGTCAGAATTCTGCCTGATAGCATAGGGATCATAAGCTACAATGGTGTAGATCCATCTATTAAGCAGAAAGATTTTGACAAAGGAGTGATCAGAGCAAGAAGATACAGAAATAGACGTGTGGGAGAATTTTTGAAGGAGCTACGGTTGACAGAAGGTCGAGGTACCGGCATTCCTACGATTATAAAGTCCCTACATGATAACGGCTCTAACAAGCCTTCATTCGACACAGATGATCCTGATAGAAGGCACTTCATTATAGAGTTTCCGATTCATGGTGAATTTAAGAAAACTATAAAAAAAGCAGGTGGTGCAATAGGTGGTGCAATAGGTGGTGCAATAGGTGGTGCAATAGAACTTACAGATAGGCAAATTGAGGTGTTAGAATTAATTAGGGAGAATGATAAAATTGGATACAGGGAAGTGGCCGAAAGGCTAGGTATCAATAATTCAGCTGCACAAGGACATTTTGACGCACTGAAAGAAAAGAAAGCAATAGAAAGAGTTGGAGGAACTAGAGGATTTTGGAGAATAAAAAACAGGTAA
- a CDS encoding nucleotidyltransferase domain-containing protein: protein MYELIKNQLSELENTHSIKILFACESGSRAWGFPSPNSDYDVRFIYTQDLDWHLSLLDKKDTIDLPINDDLDIGGWEIKKALGLLWKSNPPLLEWLQSPIVYQAENRFFQDIQDLCLAYFSPIAVMHHYLSMSKKYYEACKENDRIKLKKYFYALRTAIAGKWVREMGTIPHIELTKMLDVVTEEMREKILELIKIKALKNEDYLHKKEPLIDDFLTETIKENEAVANDLPSAKGDIERLDSFFRKVVKGEYQ from the coding sequence ATGTATGAATTGATTAAGAATCAGCTTTCTGAACTAGAGAATACACATTCAATCAAGATCCTCTTTGCCTGCGAATCAGGCTCGCGGGCTTGGGGATTCCCATCTCCAAATAGCGATTATGATGTTCGCTTCATCTATACACAAGATCTTGATTGGCACTTGTCACTCTTGGATAAAAAAGACACCATTGATCTTCCAATTAATGATGATCTGGATATTGGTGGTTGGGAAATCAAGAAAGCGCTCGGGCTGCTTTGGAAATCAAATCCACCTTTATTGGAATGGTTACAATCTCCAATCGTCTATCAGGCGGAAAATAGATTCTTTCAGGATATTCAAGACTTATGCTTAGCGTACTTTTCTCCAATTGCCGTCATGCATCATTACCTGAGTATGTCAAAGAAGTACTATGAAGCTTGTAAAGAAAATGATCGTATCAAACTTAAGAAGTATTTCTACGCACTTAGAACCGCTATCGCTGGAAAATGGGTGCGAGAGATGGGGACTATTCCGCACATCGAATTGACAAAGATGCTTGATGTCGTAACGGAAGAGATGCGTGAAAAAATCCTAGAACTCATCAAAATAAAAGCTCTAAAAAATGAAGATTATCTGCACAAAAAAGAGCCTTTAATTGATGATTTTCTTACAGAAACCATTAAGGAAAATGAAGCTGTTGCAAACGACCTGCCTTCAGCAAAAGGAGATATTGAACGGTTGGACAGTTTCTTTCGAAAAGTAGTAAAAGGGGAATACCAATGA
- a CDS encoding DNA polymerase beta superfamily protein: MTLEELYSKDIIVFDCLSGSHAYGLATPESDVDVKGVFILPEEDYFGLNYVEQVNNETNDIVYYELKRFVELLSKSNPNILELLYTPGDSVRKVHSTFEKIRSMNLLSKQCKETFGGYAMTQVRKAKGLNKKILNPVEEERKGILDFCFIAYEQGSIPVIDFLAINKIDQSKCGLSRIPHMHEMYGLYYGETSFKGIARKENANEVSLSSIPKGIEPLAVMSFNKSAYSKYCKDYREYWEWVEQRNDARYQNTLDHGKNYDAKNMMHTIRLLTMCEEIGLEGKLNVRREDRDYLLRIKKGEFQYDELVEITEAKIASINAVYEKSDLPDQPDKKELNDMLVKIRKEFYVASSPR; this comes from the coding sequence ATGACATTAGAAGAACTCTATTCAAAAGATATCATTGTCTTTGACTGTCTCAGCGGAAGTCATGCCTATGGTTTGGCCACTCCTGAATCGGATGTTGATGTAAAAGGCGTCTTCATACTGCCAGAGGAAGACTATTTTGGTTTGAACTATGTAGAGCAGGTCAACAATGAAACCAATGATATAGTCTACTATGAGCTAAAACGTTTTGTTGAACTGCTTTCAAAAAGCAATCCCAACATCCTGGAACTACTCTATACACCAGGTGATTCAGTACGCAAGGTTCATTCAACATTCGAAAAAATCAGATCCATGAATCTCCTGTCGAAACAATGCAAGGAAACCTTTGGCGGCTATGCCATGACACAGGTTAGAAAAGCCAAAGGACTGAATAAGAAGATCCTGAATCCAGTAGAAGAGGAACGAAAAGGTATTTTGGATTTCTGTTTTATAGCTTATGAACAAGGCTCGATTCCAGTCATAGATTTTTTAGCCATCAACAAAATAGATCAGTCTAAATGCGGTCTTTCACGAATTCCACACATGCATGAGATGTATGGTTTGTATTACGGAGAAACGTCATTTAAAGGAATAGCTAGAAAGGAAAACGCCAATGAGGTTTCATTAAGTTCTATCCCTAAAGGCATTGAGCCACTTGCCGTTATGTCATTCAACAAATCTGCTTACTCTAAATATTGTAAAGATTACAGGGAGTATTGGGAATGGGTTGAACAAAGGAATGATGCCAGGTATCAAAACACACTGGATCACGGAAAGAACTATGACGCTAAGAATATGATGCACACTATCAGGCTTTTAACCATGTGTGAAGAGATTGGTTTGGAGGGAAAGCTTAATGTCAGAAGGGAGGATAGAGATTACCTGCTAAGAATAAAGAAGGGTGAATTTCAATATGATGAGCTTGTTGAAATCACTGAGGCCAAGATTGCCTCTATCAATGCGGTGTATGAAAAATCTGATTTGCCAGACCAACCGGATAAAAAGGAATTGAATGACATGCTTGTTAAAATCAGAAAGGAGTTCTATGTGGCTTCTAGCCCTAGATGA
- a CDS encoding DASS family sodium-coupled anion symporter, whose amino-acid sequence MNNQLPRLGLFLGPIAFLLIIFLVDSPGLTPESRAMLALAAWMAIWWISEAIPIAATAFLPLIFMPMLGILPIVDVSSNYMHPTVMLYMGGFLLATGIEKWNLHRRIALNIINLLGTDLRRIVLGFILATGILSMWISNSATSLMMLPIGLAVVNQFKDQLGSSNSVIADSLGKNIMLGIAYGASIGGVATLIGTPTNTILAAVVSDLYGYTIGFNEWLLFGLPLAAVLLFICWFYLVNSANPLPKNFSLTDGKNIVSKQLEALGKINFEEKTVMIVFGLVCLAWITRSFLLEKFLPEINDTIIVLIGVVLLFVLPSSTKNVRILDWKTAEKIPWGVLILFGGGLALAAGFQSTGLAEWIGQKFTLLEGISYIALLLVIVASVNFLTEVTSNVATASMLLPILASVAFKLDLHPFGLMIGATLAASCAFMLPVATPPNAVVFGSGYLKMKDMVSAGFWLNIISIILVTLMVYFVLPLMWGIDLLSNPF is encoded by the coding sequence ATGAATAATCAACTTCCCCGACTGGGGCTTTTTCTTGGACCTATAGCTTTTCTGCTTATTATTTTTCTCGTGGACTCTCCGGGCTTAACTCCCGAATCCCGGGCCATGCTGGCGCTTGCTGCCTGGATGGCGATTTGGTGGATCTCTGAAGCCATTCCTATTGCTGCCACGGCTTTTCTCCCGCTGATATTTATGCCTATGCTCGGGATATTGCCTATAGTAGATGTATCGAGCAACTACATGCATCCTACAGTTATGCTCTACATGGGCGGTTTCCTTCTGGCCACAGGAATTGAGAAATGGAATCTGCACCGCAGAATTGCACTTAACATAATAAATTTATTAGGCACTGATCTGCGACGCATCGTTTTGGGATTTATCCTTGCTACCGGAATTCTCTCCATGTGGATTTCCAACTCAGCCACTTCCCTGATGATGCTGCCCATCGGTCTGGCAGTGGTCAATCAATTCAAAGATCAACTAGGTTCTTCTAATTCAGTGATTGCGGATAGCTTGGGTAAAAATATTATGCTGGGAATCGCTTACGGAGCTTCCATAGGCGGAGTTGCCACGCTGATCGGCACACCTACCAATACGATACTTGCCGCTGTAGTCTCTGATCTGTATGGTTACACCATCGGGTTTAACGAATGGTTGCTTTTTGGACTTCCATTAGCGGCTGTTTTGTTGTTTATCTGCTGGTTTTATCTGGTGAACTCAGCGAATCCACTTCCCAAGAACTTCAGCCTTACTGATGGTAAAAACATCGTTTCTAAGCAATTGGAAGCACTTGGGAAGATTAATTTCGAAGAGAAAACCGTGATGATCGTCTTCGGATTGGTTTGCCTGGCATGGATTACCCGGAGTTTTTTACTGGAGAAATTCCTACCGGAAATAAACGATACGATCATTGTATTGATAGGAGTAGTTCTCCTCTTTGTCCTCCCCTCCTCTACCAAGAATGTGCGGATTTTGGACTGGAAAACTGCCGAGAAAATCCCTTGGGGAGTGTTGATTCTATTTGGTGGCGGACTGGCTTTGGCTGCGGGTTTTCAGAGCACAGGACTTGCAGAATGGATCGGTCAGAAATTCACGCTGCTGGAGGGCATCAGCTACATTGCCCTACTCCTTGTAATAGTAGCTTCGGTTAATTTCCTTACCGAGGTCACTTCCAATGTAGCGACAGCTTCCATGTTGCTTCCGATTCTTGCTTCGGTGGCCTTCAAACTGGATTTGCATCCTTTTGGATTGATGATTGGGGCTACTTTGGCCGCCAGTTGTGCCTTTATGCTTCCGGTGGCCACTCCGCCCAATGCCGTGGTTTTTGGTTCGGGTTATTTGAAGATGAAGGATATGGTGAGTGCCGGTTTTTGGCTAAATATCATTTCGATTATTTTGGTGACTTTGATGGTGTATTTTGTGCTTCCGCTGATGTGGGGAATTGATTTGCTGAGCAATCCGTTTTGA
- a CDS encoding ABC transporter ATP-binding protein, whose translation MLKANGIHKSYGSLQVLKGVDLEILTSEIVSIVGSSGAGKSTLLHILGTLDHPDQGTLEMDGKKLLSLKGEELAKFRNERIGFIFQFHNLLPEFTAQENIMIPGFIGQTSTEKLNKKSGELAELLGISHRLDHKPSTLSGGEQQRVAVARALINSPAVVFADEPSGNLDTQNARGLHELFFTLRKELGQAFVIVTHNEELAEMADRKVVMQDGLIL comes from the coding sequence ATGCTGAAAGCCAACGGTATCCATAAATCTTATGGAAGCCTTCAAGTATTAAAAGGTGTGGACCTAGAAATTTTAACTTCTGAGATTGTTTCCATAGTCGGTTCCTCGGGAGCCGGCAAAAGCACCCTTCTTCATATTTTGGGTACTTTGGATCATCCTGACCAAGGTACTTTGGAGATGGATGGGAAAAAACTTCTCAGTCTGAAAGGGGAGGAGTTGGCAAAATTCAGAAATGAACGGATTGGATTTATTTTCCAATTTCATAATCTCCTGCCTGAATTCACCGCCCAGGAAAATATTATGATCCCGGGTTTTATCGGCCAGACTTCCACGGAAAAACTGAATAAGAAATCAGGAGAACTTGCCGAATTGTTGGGGATTTCACATAGGTTAGACCACAAGCCATCCACACTTTCCGGAGGTGAGCAACAAAGAGTAGCCGTGGCCAGGGCTTTGATCAATAGTCCTGCTGTGGTGTTTGCGGATGAACCGAGTGGAAATCTGGATACCCAAAATGCCCGGGGGCTGCATGAATTGTTTTTTACGCTTCGCAAAGAATTGGGTCAGGCTTTCGTAATCGTGACGCACAATGAGGAACTAGCAGAAATGGCCGACCGAAAAGTAGTGATGCAGGATGGACTGATCCTTTGA
- the sucC gene encoding ADP-forming succinate--CoA ligase subunit beta: MNIHEYQAKEVLKGYGVRIQEGIVADTPEAAHEAAVKLNEQTGTSWYVIKAQIHAGGRGKGKVNETGSNGVVLAKKLEDVSEKAKNILGGTLVTHQTGPEGKVVNKVLIAEDVYYPGASEPKEYYLSILLDRATGSNVIMASTEGGMDIEEVAEHTPEKIMKEWIDPKVGLQAFQARKVAFGLGLSGNAFKEMVKFITALYNAYEGTDSSQFEINPVLKTSDDKILAVDAKVNIDDNALYRQKGLAALRDVAEEDPLEVEAGESGLNYVKLDGNVGCMVNGAGLAMATMDMIKLVGGEPANFLDVGGGANATTVEAGFRIILQDPNVKAILINVFGGIVRCDRIASGVVEAYKSIGDIRVPIIVRLQGTNAEEGAKIIDESGLKVSSAITLKEAAEKVQAVLEA, translated from the coding sequence ATGAATATTCACGAATATCAGGCTAAAGAAGTATTAAAAGGTTACGGGGTCCGTATTCAGGAGGGTATAGTCGCAGACACCCCTGAAGCAGCTCATGAAGCAGCCGTTAAGTTAAACGAGCAAACCGGTACTAGCTGGTACGTGATCAAAGCTCAGATTCACGCAGGTGGACGTGGAAAAGGCAAAGTCAACGAAACCGGTTCTAACGGAGTAGTTCTTGCCAAAAAATTGGAAGATGTCTCTGAAAAGGCTAAAAATATACTTGGCGGTACATTGGTTACGCACCAGACCGGTCCGGAAGGAAAAGTAGTAAATAAGGTTTTGATCGCTGAGGATGTATACTATCCGGGAGCTTCTGAGCCAAAAGAATATTACCTCTCTATCCTATTGGACAGAGCTACGGGAAGCAACGTGATCATGGCCTCTACCGAAGGTGGAATGGACATCGAGGAAGTTGCGGAGCACACTCCTGAGAAAATCATGAAGGAGTGGATCGATCCTAAAGTTGGTCTTCAGGCTTTCCAAGCTAGAAAAGTGGCATTTGGACTTGGTCTTTCCGGTAATGCATTCAAAGAAATGGTGAAATTCATCACTGCCCTTTACAATGCGTACGAAGGAACTGACTCTTCTCAGTTTGAAATCAACCCGGTATTGAAGACTTCCGATGATAAGATCTTGGCAGTAGATGCCAAAGTGAATATCGATGACAATGCACTTTACAGACAAAAGGGATTGGCGGCATTGAGAGATGTGGCTGAAGAAGATCCATTGGAAGTAGAGGCGGGAGAATCAGGACTGAACTATGTGAAACTGGACGGAAACGTAGGTTGCATGGTGAATGGTGCCGGTCTTGCGATGGCTACTATGGATATGATCAAATTGGTCGGCGGCGAGCCTGCTAACTTCCTAGATGTGGGAGGAGGGGCAAATGCTACTACCGTAGAAGCAGGTTTCAGAATCATCCTTCAGGATCCTAACGTAAAAGCTATACTGATCAACGTATTCGGTGGTATCGTAAGATGTGACAGAATCGCCAGCGGTGTGGTAGAAGCTTACAAATCTATCGGAGACATCAGAGTTCCTATTATCGTGAGACTACAGGGAACTAATGCTGAAGAAGGTGCAAAAATCATCGACGAATCAGGATTGAAGGTTTCTTCTGCAATTACATTGAAAGAAGCTGCTGAAAAAGTACAGGCAGTACTGGAAGCTTAA